One segment of Macrotis lagotis isolate mMagLag1 chromosome 1, bilby.v1.9.chrom.fasta, whole genome shotgun sequence DNA contains the following:
- the CXCR4 gene encoding C-X-C chemokine receptor type 4 isoform X2 — protein sequence MEGFGSGDYDGKEPCFRQENEDFNRIFLPTVYSIIFLTGIVGNGLVIIVMGYQKKLRSMTDKYRLHLSVADLLFVLTLPFWAVDAAASWYFGNFLCKAVHVIYTVNLYGSVLILAFISLDRYLAIVHATNSQRPRKLLAEKVVYLGVWLPAVLLTVPDIIFANTGEANGRYFCDRVYPHDNWQISFRFQHILVGLVLPGLIILTCYCIIISKLSHSKGHQKRKALKTTVILILAFFACWLPYYIGISIDTFVLLEVIKQDCDFDSAVHKWISITEAVAFFHCCLNPILYAFLGAKFKTSAQNALTSVSRGSSLKILSKGKRGGHSSVSTESESSSFHSS from the coding sequence ATGGAGGGGTTTGGCTCAGGTGATTACGATGGCAAAGAGCCCTGTTTCCGGCAGGAAAACGAGGATTTCAACCGAATCTTTCTACCTACCGTCTACTCCATCATCTTTTTGACCGGCATTGTGGGCAATGGATTGGTTATCATTGTCATGGGCTATCAGAAGAAGTTGAGAAGCATGACCGACAAGTACAGGTTGCACCTCTCCGTCGCTGATCTCCTGTTTGTTCTCACTCTTCCCTTCTGGGCCGTGGATGCTGCTGCAAGCTGGTACTTTGGGAATTTTTTGTGCAAGGCCGTACATGTCATTTATACAGTCAACCTCTACGGCAGTGTCCTGATTCTGGCTTTTATTAGTTTAGACCGATACTTGGCCATCGTTCATGCGACCAACAGTCAGAGACCAAGAAAGCTGTTGGCGGAAAAAGTGGTGTATTTAGGCGTGTGGCTGCCTGCTGTCCTGCTGACAGTTCCCGATATCATTTTTGCCAACACAGGTGAAGCCAATGGAAGGTACTTTTGTGACCGGGTGTACCCTCATGACAATTGGCAGATTTCTTTCCGCTTTCAACATATCTTGGTTGGGCTTGTTTTACCCGGCTTAATTATCCTGACCTGTTATTGCATTATCATTTCCAAGTTATCCCACTCAAAGGGTCACCAGAAAAGAAAAGCCCTGAAGACCACAGTCATCCTTATCCTGGCATTTTTCGCCTGCTGGCTGCCCTATTACATTGGGATCAGTATAGATACATTTGTTCTCCTGGAGGTGATCAAGCAGGACTGTGACTTTGACAGTGCCGTGCACAAATGGATCTCCATCACAGAGGCAGTGGCCTTTTTTCATTGTTGCTTGAATCCTATCCTCTATGCTTTCCTTGGTGCCAAATTCAAAACCTCTGCCCAGAATGCACTAACATCAGTTAGCAGAGGCTCAAGCCTTAAGATACTTTCAAAGGGCAAGAGGGGAGGACATTCATCTGTTTCTACTGAGTCAGAATCCTCAAGTTTCCACTCCAGCTAA
- the CXCR4 gene encoding C-X-C chemokine receptor type 4 isoform X1 yields MSSNSGDDLDSFTGLIIEFHDNNSMEGFGSGDYDGKEPCFRQENEDFNRIFLPTVYSIIFLTGIVGNGLVIIVMGYQKKLRSMTDKYRLHLSVADLLFVLTLPFWAVDAAASWYFGNFLCKAVHVIYTVNLYGSVLILAFISLDRYLAIVHATNSQRPRKLLAEKVVYLGVWLPAVLLTVPDIIFANTGEANGRYFCDRVYPHDNWQISFRFQHILVGLVLPGLIILTCYCIIISKLSHSKGHQKRKALKTTVILILAFFACWLPYYIGISIDTFVLLEVIKQDCDFDSAVHKWISITEAVAFFHCCLNPILYAFLGAKFKTSAQNALTSVSRGSSLKILSKGKRGGHSSVSTESESSSFHSS; encoded by the exons ATGAGTTCCAACAGCGGGGATGATCTGGAT TCCTTCACAGGCTTAATCATTGAGTTTCATGATAACAACAGTATGGAGGGGTTTGGCTCAGGTGATTACGATGGCAAAGAGCCCTGTTTCCGGCAGGAAAACGAGGATTTCAACCGAATCTTTCTACCTACCGTCTACTCCATCATCTTTTTGACCGGCATTGTGGGCAATGGATTGGTTATCATTGTCATGGGCTATCAGAAGAAGTTGAGAAGCATGACCGACAAGTACAGGTTGCACCTCTCCGTCGCTGATCTCCTGTTTGTTCTCACTCTTCCCTTCTGGGCCGTGGATGCTGCTGCAAGCTGGTACTTTGGGAATTTTTTGTGCAAGGCCGTACATGTCATTTATACAGTCAACCTCTACGGCAGTGTCCTGATTCTGGCTTTTATTAGTTTAGACCGATACTTGGCCATCGTTCATGCGACCAACAGTCAGAGACCAAGAAAGCTGTTGGCGGAAAAAGTGGTGTATTTAGGCGTGTGGCTGCCTGCTGTCCTGCTGACAGTTCCCGATATCATTTTTGCCAACACAGGTGAAGCCAATGGAAGGTACTTTTGTGACCGGGTGTACCCTCATGACAATTGGCAGATTTCTTTCCGCTTTCAACATATCTTGGTTGGGCTTGTTTTACCCGGCTTAATTATCCTGACCTGTTATTGCATTATCATTTCCAAGTTATCCCACTCAAAGGGTCACCAGAAAAGAAAAGCCCTGAAGACCACAGTCATCCTTATCCTGGCATTTTTCGCCTGCTGGCTGCCCTATTACATTGGGATCAGTATAGATACATTTGTTCTCCTGGAGGTGATCAAGCAGGACTGTGACTTTGACAGTGCCGTGCACAAATGGATCTCCATCACAGAGGCAGTGGCCTTTTTTCATTGTTGCTTGAATCCTATCCTCTATGCTTTCCTTGGTGCCAAATTCAAAACCTCTGCCCAGAATGCACTAACATCAGTTAGCAGAGGCTCAAGCCTTAAGATACTTTCAAAGGGCAAGAGGGGAGGACATTCATCTGTTTCTACTGAGTCAGAATCCTCAAGTTTCCACTCCAGCTAA